In Gammaproteobacteria bacterium, the following proteins share a genomic window:
- a CDS encoding Glu/Leu/Phe/Val dehydrogenase dimerization domain-containing protein has translation MELFSTLDTMGHEQVVFFHHPESGLKAIVAIHNTVLGPALGGLRMWPYRNEQEALTDVLRLSRGMTYKAAVSGLNLGGGKAVIIGDPVLKSEALFRAFGRFVQSLGGRYVTAEDVNTDVQAMEYIFQETDYVTGVHPVHGGSGDPSPFTALGVIQGIKACLQRRYGHTDLKKVSYAVQGLGHVGYHIVKHLRDADAKVFVTDMHQDRIDQCVALGAEAVKMEEIYGVNAKVYVPCALGATINEKSIAQLRCEIVAGSANNQLATDACGDELHGKGILYAPDYAINAGGLMNVSIELQGYNRERANRMVNGIYDIMGNIFALADREKIPTYKAADQVAEGRIAALGKVKLPTVNQPYERHFAGRRNGKH, from the coding sequence ATGGAGCTCTTCAGCACGCTTGACACCATGGGGCATGAACAGGTGGTGTTTTTTCATCACCCCGAATCCGGCCTCAAGGCCATCGTCGCCATCCATAACACCGTGCTCGGCCCGGCGCTCGGCGGGTTGCGCATGTGGCCGTACCGCAATGAGCAGGAAGCGCTGACCGACGTGCTGCGCCTGTCCCGCGGCATGACCTACAAGGCGGCGGTGTCGGGCCTGAATCTCGGCGGTGGCAAGGCGGTCATCATCGGCGATCCAGTGTTGAAATCCGAAGCGCTATTCCGCGCTTTTGGGCGTTTCGTGCAGTCGCTCGGCGGCCGCTACGTGACCGCCGAAGACGTGAACACCGATGTGCAGGCCATGGAATACATCTTCCAGGAAACCGATTACGTCACCGGCGTGCACCCGGTGCACGGCGGTTCGGGCGACCCCTCGCCGTTCACCGCCCTCGGCGTGATCCAGGGCATCAAGGCCTGCCTCCAGCGGCGCTACGGCCACACCGATCTCAAGAAGGTCAGCTACGCGGTACAAGGCCTGGGCCACGTCGGCTATCACATAGTCAAACACCTGCGCGACGCAGATGCCAAGGTGTTCGTGACCGACATGCACCAGGATCGCATTGACCAATGCGTGGCGCTCGGCGCCGAAGCGGTAAAGATGGAGGAGATTTACGGCGTGAACGCCAAGGTGTACGTGCCGTGCGCGCTGGGTGCGACCATCAACGAGAAATCCATTGCGCAGTTGCGTTGCGAAATCGTGGCCGGCTCCGCCAACAACCAACTGGCTACCGACGCCTGCGGCGACGAGCTGCACGGCAAAGGCATCCTGTATGCGCCGGACTACGCCATCAATGCCGGCGGCTTGATGAACGTGTCCATCGAATTGCAGGGCTACAACCGCGAGCGCGCCAACCGCATGGTGAACGGCATTTACGACATCATGGGCAACATCTTCGCACTTGCCGACCGCGAGAAGATTCCCACTTACAAGGCCGCCGACCAGGTCGCCGAAGGCCGCATCGCCGCCCTCGGCAAGGTCAAGCTGCCCACGGTCAACCAGCCCTACGAACGCCATTTCGCGGGACGACGCAACGGCAAACATTGA